The genomic segment gcaggatttggatcgtttggagacttgggcggagagatggcagatggaatttaatcccaacaaatgtgaggtaatgcattttggaaggtctaatgcaggtcaggaatatacagtgaatggtagaaccctcaagagtattgacagtcagagagatctaggtgcacaggtccacaggtcactgaaaggggcaacacaggtggagaaggtagtcaagaaggcatacggcatgcttgccttcattggccggggccttgagtataagaattggcaagtcatgttgcagctgtatagaaccgtagttaggccacacttggaatatagtgttcaattctggtcgccacaccaccagaaggatgtggaggctttagagagggtgcagaagagatttaccaggatgttgcctggcatggagggcattagctgtcagaagcggttgaataaactctgtttgttctcactggaacgacagaggttgaggtggcgacctgatagaggtatacaaaattgaggTGCATAgaccagagtagatagtcagaggccttttcccagggtagaggggtcaattactagggggcataggtttaaggtgcgaggggcaaggtttagaggagatgtacgaggcaagttttttatacagagggtggtgggtgcctggaactcgctgctggaggaggtggtggaagcagggacgatagtgacatttaaggggcatcttgacaaatacatgaataggatgggaatagagggatacggacccaggatgtataggagattttagtttagatgggcagcatggtcagcacaggcttggagggccgaaaggcctattcctgtgctgtacttttcttcgttctttgtttttAATTTCTTCGAGtccggatgaccctttgtcaaagctttgacaaacgttaggtcttttctctccctccaggtgctgccagacctgctgagattttccagcattttctctttggtttcagattccagcatctgcagtaatttgcttttattcaacaTGGGGGAGTACTGAATCATCAGCTGAGGGCTGGACAGTAGGTGGTGTTGCTCTTTAAAGTCGCCAATATGATGTTATATCCcaccagcgtcgccaatactgtgggtgtttctatttctcttactgaaccacacggctttcccgtatatcggtcaaatgaccacacaaccagtcagttcaagttcaaagatggtttatttacacacaagtgttacttcgacatgcaagcacaatatactacaagttaaactacacctttcagctacaataatctatacttCACTTcaggatgaccggctctgtgcaagtggataaggcctttatcttgatctcacgtggctggtttgaagtggctctgtctctgctgggctcagctgtcaggtagcgatcgttggtcttgaacttagctggctgttcctgctacagttggctggcacaggccggatccaaaagaggcagaacacatggctgtgtccccttttatctctctgggatttcatgctctttggggcggtccttgatcttggacccaatagtttgacagggctctgatcactgccttcgattttgaccaataaaggggcgggtgccttggtagctgggcgggtccttagcggtcgttgaccttggcagttgggctttctgagtaaagggagtggcgccgatcagtctgtggctgtaccggtttcttgattggagtcctattgttctggggaacgggccattgaaatgcaaacgagcgggggtttcgatcaggtctggttacctgcgtTGCAGATacccacataggctctgtatctgtctgagtcctgggttggccataattcccatggtcctttgcaggtggccatctcagatggctacagtggtaatcagcaggaggttttcttcCCCATacctgacctgatgccatgagacttcatgagatCCGGAGTTCATGTTCATTGCACCCAGTGCAACTCCCTTCTATACCAGTGTGCCACCACTGGTGAGGCAGGGCATAACCAAGGATGAAGGATGGTGATGTCTGTAAGATTTGATTTTGTGAATatggctatgtcaggctgttggACGGCTCTGTTTTCAGGTTCTGTTTCCAGAAGTCCTTGCAGCCCTATAGCGCCAAGCTTTATGTGGCTATTGTTAATTTGTGACCTCAACAGTGAAGTTGCCAAGCGATTTGGTTATAGAAGGTGTCAGTCATGTGAAACCCTGTCTTCGCTGGATGGGCACACAAGACCACTTTCCAGTATTCATTGCTAGGTAGCTATCAAAATCAAAAATGTGGCTTTCTTTTCTGCCCTTCTGAACACGGCACTGAGGCAAGTAGTATTGTTGCTGTCTCTAAACTAACCGATTCGGAGTTGAATTTAGGATTTGGTCTTTGTGGCTGTATTTACCTATTAAACTGTTTGTAGAATTGCCCTGCATGTGTATGGGGTGATCATCCCGGGAAATGGAGCATGCAATATCTGTCGGTCGGCAACATCGAGGTCTTCCTACCCCGATGGGCACCGCAGGGATTGGGGTATTTTTACCAACCCCATCAATTACATTTcattttgatgttttaagtttcctttgagacTCTATGGGGTGAACATGTGGAACTGCTGACCACCAATTGTAATATGCAGAAATACTGAAGGCTGTGCAGTGTGGCATTTAGACAGCTAAACTGGGAGCTAACTACATACATTTGCTGACCAGTTGGCTTGGCTTGTTATACATATTTAACTATAAACAGTTTGTGGGCTACATGTTCAAAGTTGTTGCTGTTTCTTCTCTTCCACCTCATCTTCTTCTCTCTTCAAACTGCACAGCCCATTGATAGTTTAATTTTGTACCCTGGCAGGCCTGGGCTTGATAATGGTTATAATAACTTTTAGCTTGTGTCCATCTTAAATAGCTGCGAACTTTGAAACCTGGTCTGTATTTGTTTTTAAACTTTACTGCCCGAGTTGATCTTCGAATATATTGTGTGGGGAGACTCATTTTCTTCAAACAGTGTGTTGTTTGAGACTAGCATCACATCTTGTTGTAAAAATGCAATTTTTTCCTGTTCATAATTATAGATCTTGTTTCAAGGAGACTGATGGCGAAATTGTAATTTTAGTTTCATTGTACATCTGTCTTGCTAAGTGGTTTAGGAAATGTAGCAGACAGCCATTGATCTTGTTCACCATCGATCTGTAGGCATTAGTCATGTGCTTAAGACTGTCATGCAACTTCCATTATCTTTCATTGCCAAATATAGCACCATCTTGTTGCAAAACAGGAGTTCAGTCAgaggggcaattttccacattagatCTTCAGACTGAAAATCCTTTTGGTTGGACATAGCCATTTCATACATCTCTAGTTGTTGAATGTGTTGTTTCAAGTGTTGAGTTTTTCAGGGACTGCCAATGTTTAGGTTTTGACACAGATTGTAATTGTATGAGAAAGCAGGTATGGATTTGGAGGGACGTAGTAACAGAATAAAAAACAGGCAGGATGTGAATGATTTGTATGGCAGATGTGGTTTTCTATCTCTCTGagctgtcctcccacacctctccctatctcttgtAACCATTTCCAGCCTACAGTCCTCCAAGTTAGCTATGTACCTCCTATTCTGGCCTCCTGCGCACACCAATTTCCATCACTCTGCCATTGATGATTGCACCTTTAGCTGGCTCGCCCTAAACCCTGGAATTTCCTCCGTAAGCCGCTctgcccctcaatctctccctTGCTCTTTCCCACTTGGTTAAGACACTTTTCAAAACCTAACCTTTTACCAAATGTTTGATAACCTGTCCTTGTAATTCCCTGTGTGCTAAATGCTGTTCAGCAATGCTCTTGTGGTGCACCTTGGGTCgatttacaatcatagaatccctgcagtgcagaaggaggccgtttgactcatcgagcctgcaccgacccttcgaaagagcaccctacccatgtccacttacccatccacccagccctaatcccataacctaacccgcacacccatggacattaaggggcaattttatcatggccaatccacctaacccgtacatctttggacagtggtaggaaaccggattacccggaggaaacccatgcagacatggggagaacgtacaaactctacacagacagtaacccaaggccggaattgaacccgggtccctggcgctgtgatgcagcaatgctagccactgtgccaccctgcactgtgccaccgtgccgccctattactACGCTAAAGGCTTTATATAAATGTTGGTTGTTATTGTTGTTTTATAATGACCTGGAACACTCTGCCAGGAGTGGATAcagtgaatgatttcaaaaggaaatcaaATGGGCGCTTGAAGGAAATAAGCTTGCAAGGCGACTAAGAttgagcgggggagtggacctaactGGATTGAtctgtggcctccttctgtgctgtaaataactctATAACTCTATAAATAGTAGTTTCTTTTACTGGATTTCTTAGCTTAAAAAAATAGAATCTATTAACAGATaccattttaaaaattgtttctGAAACCCTCCTGGGCGAAAGGCTCCTTTTGGCTCTacaagaaatatatatttttttaaagtcactGAAGTAAGTACAGAATTGCCCTTTTGACCAAACTGTTGACCCTGATTCATATCTTGGTTAGCAATCGTCAAGCGGTAGAAATTATTAATGTGCATCATTGAGCTTTGTTGATAATCTAATCTGGTTATAACAAAGACAGCACTTGTCTAATGTGAAAGGAAAACATCTTTTGTGCTTTGTGTACTTATTATGAAACTTGCTGTCCAATTTTAAAGTAAAGTACCACCGTCTTGCCGACTGACTTCTTAAAAGTGAGTTTGTATTTTCAAAGGACTTTGTTCATTCTATTGACGTGCTGTTTAGACCTAGCTTCAGTAATTGTGCAGGAAAGATGTGTTTCTCAAGGTAGCTGTTCCTACACAGTTGTACGAAAGACTAACCAGTATTGATCAGGTGGCTGCTTCCATTTTGATAGTTTGAAAGATCTGTGAAGAACTGGTCCAATGGATGTTTCTGTTCAACCATTTCAAGAAGTGATTCAAGCTGTTGTTATTTGGACTGACTTCAGCAACGTGCTCTCAGTCCTTGACTTTGCATGAAGTTTTTTTTGTGGTTTATTCTGTTAAAGTGTCTGGAGCATGAGATGTTTACCTTCTGTAGTGATGGCATATAATGGAAATTCAGCATGTAATTCAGAGACAAAAATCATTCATTCATAGCATACTATTACTGGCAACTTCTGTGCATAAAATCTCACTTCAGTCCATAAGTGGTGTATGCTTGCCTGTGGAAGCTGACCTTTGTGTTTGGCTCATAAAAGTTTACCAAAACTTGTATTGCAACAATCATGTCACTGTTAACTACATGTCGttggatatatatatatacaagtgGCCggggagcgggtggtgaagatcaaggagaaatgggaagcgaagttgggaggggagatcaatggggagtatggagtgaggcactgcgtaaggtaaacgggacttcctcttgtgcaaggatgagcctgatacagtttaaggtggtgcacaaggtccatatgactcaggcgagaatgagtgggttctttctgggggtagcagatgagtgtgagaggtgtgggtgggggccagtgaatcacgtgcacatgttttggggttgcgaaaattgggaagattctgggtgggagtgttcgcagtcttcgccaggatagtggaggaggaggtgaaaccgggccctttggtggcgatatttggggtttcagagaagccggagctcatggagaggaggaaggccgatgtcttggccttcgcctctgattgcacggcggtgaattttgctggagtggcggtcggcatcgccatcgggggtagtgccttgattgggtgacctgtacgacttcctgcaattagagacgataaagtatgagttaagaggctcttcaagggggtttgaggaaaggtgggggttgtttgtgaccgtgtttgaggagctgttcgtcgcaggggagggtggggggtgaaaaagaggaaaaaccTGCACAggatgtatagttgattgttgggaagtatgtttcccggggtgtttattcgctgtaacctgttttgatacatgtttgcaataaaatacatttaaaaagaaaACTACATCTCATTGGAGCATATGAAAAGGAGTATAtgaaaaggagtaggccattcagtccctttgAGCCTGTGtcgccatttaatcagatcatggccgGCCTTTATGTTAACTCCATCTGCACACATTGGTTGTACAATCCTTAATGTCTTTGCCGAACAAAAATCTATTAAATCTCCATTTTGAAATTTGCAACTGATCTCGTCCTCAGCAGAATTTTGGAagagagtgagttccagattttcaTTACCAATTTGTGCAAAGAAGTGGAGAACAACTTTCTGATCTTTCAAAGTTTTAAAATAGCTTCATTTATTGTGCTGCTCAATGGATTCTTACAAACAACATATTTCCTTTGGGACAAGGTGGTTGAGATGTGATCTAGGACGCGTGTGGGTAAGATTGGTTCAAAATTTACATCCAGAATAAATTTCTCTCAGCTAAATTTTAATTCTGAAACACTCCTTGATAAAAACAGTTCAAATACAAGAGAATATTGCAGCCAACAGTAATTGAAACTTTCTGTGGACAATTTAGAATTTTCATTTAACCTGTAGCTAACTGCAAAGGCCTGACGCCAAATTCTGAGTGCTGGTAAACAAAGCAAATTTGTTTGGTATTACAGAGAGGTGAAAGTTGGCCAGAATCCCTGCTGCTGATTGTgtcccattgttgctaacttttggttggctcttaattcgtaatttgctctgtttgtttaacctttgctctagagtcgccaggtatctttattataccgccacgaggttcaagtactgatcaataactcaacacaccaattaataagattcaaatcaaaacatatttattatacactgtcaatcgctactcatgcataaattctacttaatcaactatctctatcactaacaggcctatacttagctttggactggcccaccaggtcaggggaacaaatggcctttcgttcgggttctgaaactgcaggattcaaaagctggtatggactggtagctaggagcgcctatctcgtcgtgttcgttgactggagacttacttggttgatgtggcagcttgggcagttcactttcaagggttgattcgctgctgagtgaccctgccaagaacaccgatttgaacttgggggctcttctttatagtccccaggggcttcccgcccttcggggcggaccctgtacctggttccaagtgattggactgcgttccgatcacttggatcaatttctccaatactggagttgttccctgatcgctgggcggtccctgagtgtccgttggccttcctttgtcttggctcctgccggcgccgaggagtctggcttggccttattcacctgaaatgtttccattgtgcctgggaatcgctcattactatgcagatggctgctggtttcagtgctgtctggtttttgcaagttccaatacacaggatttctgcacttgctcgtttttgcctgtgttggctgaatttccctttagtctttgcggttctccattttaagtcgggaagtggccaacccaggtggctacaccatacCAATATCTGGGCAGGATCAGGCTTGACTGTGGTCACATACTGTGGCCCACAGAGCCTGCCAATGTTCACTATAACGATTCAGACAGGAATAAAGACCACTTGGGCAAGATATCTGAGTGTGGCAATTGAAATTAGGAGTTTGAACCTTCAGCAGAGAAAGGTAAATGAAAGAGAATTTGAAAGTGGGGATTGGTAGTGATTGGAAATAATTTTACAGTGTAGCGTTGCAGATGTGATCATCAAAATCACAGATagggatcatagaatttgcagtgcagaaggagaccattcggcccatcgagtctgcaccggcccatggaaagatcaccctacttaagcccacccctatcccagtaaccgcacccaacctttttggacactaagggcaatttagcacagacaatccacctaacctgcacatctttggactgtgggaggaaaccggagcacccggaggaaacccacgcagacatggggagaacgtgcagactccgcaatatAATTTAATAAGCTTCAATTGTCCTTCTGACCACAAGAAACCCGCCTCTGCTTCAGTGCTTTGATTCAAATAGCTTTCAAGGCTGCAACCAAACCAACTCATCTAAGccgctttttaaaaatgtgttcttgGGACTTGGGTGTCAAAGGTAGGACCAACATTTATTAATCATCCCTAACAACTGAAAGACAGTTATGAATCGACTGTCTTGGTGTGGAACTGGAATCACACAAGTGTAAGAATGGCAGGTttactctctcctcggtctgttgaAGCAATGCAACGTTGCAATGGCCGCCTTAAACTGGTACCAGTTTTTAAAACAAATCTAGAATTCAAATACTTAagttgccatgatgggatttgaactctgaTTCATTGGAATaccagtccaggcctctggatgtCTAGTCTAGTAACATGACCACTGCACTGCCACACCCTTGAAGATAAAAAATGTGGCTGATCTTCTCTTATCCAGCCTTGGAAGAGGGGAATGCAGTTTGGAATCTTCAGTATGAAATCTGGAACACGAGGTCTGATGTTGGCTTTTGGAAGCCTTTTTATTTTTACAGTCAGATAACTGACAATAATTACAGTTTAGTTTCTGATTGTCATAAAGGTCAATTAAATATGTTGAATAATTCATATAACTTCTATCTTGGAATTTCTGAAATTTTTAAGCAGAATTCTTTTGAAGTAAATGATGGAAACCCTCATGAAATCTTAAAGCCTCACAATTTTCATGTTTTACTGCGATTTTATGAATGAGAGAACAAACACTGGCTCTTAATGTCTCTAAATCTATTGTGTAATTATATGGCATAGTATGAACAAAATTCCGTTTTCCGGCTCTTGGTCCATTGCCCATTGTAGCAGCAGAATTATTGATTCCAATTAATAAGAACCTTTCTCCGATGATGGGAAAGCTGATGATAACTCAGCTGTTTTATTTTCAGCATTCTCAGCTGCCACTTTGTATTCATGTCTGAATCCTGTTGCCGAACATTGGCACGCACTTTGACCACAGTGTGGCATCACAGTCAAGATTGATCCTACCCTCAGCCAGTATTGACATGGGACAGAGTCAGCAGCAAACGTCTGGCCAATGTTCACTACTCTACAATgccaaataaattagctttgtttaacAGTACATGGTGTTAGGTTCCTAATATCTCTGCAATTAGCGGGAATTTAATTAAAATTCTAATTTCAGAAAGCATTAACAAGGAAATATAGAACATTCATGACACGGAAGGAGACCGAAAATGAGCGAGCCAGCTAATTCTCTATTTTCAGCCTTCGGTCCGTGGCCTGTTGTGGAAGTAGAACTATTAATTTCTCATTAATAAGAACTTTCCGAAGACACTATGGTAAATTTAACCATATCTTTACTGTTTCAATTTGAACATTATTCTCAGTTGTCACTTTATGTTTGAGTAAGGCAACTCTCTTTCACAGCTGACAGTTTCTGTTTAAGTTCTAACAAAGTGCATTCGTAACAGACACGAGAATTCCATTAGCTGCCTGACTGAAACAAGGAAATTGAATTGAGTAAATTTCAGAGGTATTTCAAACTATTGTGGTCATACAACATTAATAATGAAAGAGCAATGTAATTAACATAAATGGAATTGAAGCATTAAGTACTGAAGTTAATCTCATTTTAATATATGTACAGTTGCAGTCTAAACTGCTGTTAATTTATAGTTATTAATgaaggccggtttagctcagttggctggacagctggtttgtgatgcagagcaaggccatagcacgggttcaattcctgcactagttgaggttattcacgaaggctccaccatctcaaccttgcccctgagcTATGgcggccctcaggttaaatctccaccagtcagaTCTCCTCCTCAAACAGgaatgcagcctatggtcatctgggactatggtgactttacttacttttatTAATGAAGACTATTGGTAGTTTACCTGAAAGAGAAACCCATTGACTATGAAAGTTGATTGGTAAGTTCTGTCCTACTGAAACATTCCTTCCTCTTTAATTCATCAAATGATGTATTTTTCCTGAAACCAATTTGGAGTAGAAGTAAGTGATCAATTACTATTGAATAGAAACCTGATTGACAGAAAGAATATCTAATTTGTACAGCATTACGCTTTGCATTGCATTTCTGCTGGTTTTCCTTGATGGTGTGTGTTGGGAAAGGGGTGTTGTTATCTGCAGGTGATAATTTGTCAGTTTAACATTTTTTGGGTCCATAAATAATTTTGTTCTAAGTACCCAGAGACGCACTGTATATCCAACATCCAACACTTTGATACATGGTGAAACTTTTGGACAAGGAAGATATTCCAGTCACTTGGTGGGGGTGGTTGAATATTACTCAGCATGTGTCATCTTAATTTGATTCATTCTCCAACTGAACTTCTCAGCTAAAGAGAGAGCCGGTCAGTGAGTTCCCTGTGTCGTGTTCGGTGCTCCATTTGATTGCAACCCTTGCCTATGCTTTCCTGCACTGTAACTGGCTGCCAGAAGGCATGCAGAAATTATTTAGCTGTAAATGAGTTTTCTCTGTTTTCTCTCACAAGAAAATCTGGCACACACTGTACCTTACTGTTGTACCTCCCAACAGTGCTGTTGCAATTGGGAACTTGGCATGTTAGGAATTACAGGTGTGGCTGTAACTTCCAAAACTGCAGCATTGCAGCCACCTGCTTGGGAGccccttttaaaaattatttgggGGTGTCTAATTTGCTGTGCATCTTTCAAAGTGTCAGCTATGTGTTGGATGATTGCCTGCACACAGCCATTTAACATTTTTAATGCATGAAAATGTTCTTTTGTGTTTCATTTAGGCCCAAGGTCAGACTTTCACATTTCCAGACATTTTTCCTCAAAAAGATCAAACTCCTGAACCAGGCTCTGTGGAAGAAATCCAAAATAAGTTTCTGGAAGATGAGAAGCAGAAGCAGAAAGCAGACCCGCGGCGAGGAGGCGTCACTGACTGGTTTGGACTCTAAGAGAAACAACTTTTGAAAAGTtgtatgtgcatttaaaaaaaaaagaaaatattattttcta from the Scyliorhinus torazame isolate Kashiwa2021f chromosome 10, sScyTor2.1, whole genome shotgun sequence genome contains:
- the mrpl23 gene encoding large ribosomal subunit protein uL23m isoform X3; its protein translation is MTKFDVKNYLQSIYSVPVAAVRTRIQYCTNKKRNHKNQRVKRPDYKAAYVQLAQGQTFTFPDIFPQKDQTPEPGSVEEIQNKFLEDEKQKQKADPRRGGVTDWFGL